The stretch of DNA ACATCGTCGAATTGAAAGACAAAAAAATCAGCGAACTCACCCAGATGGCCAAGCGTTTTCACATTGACGGGGCCGCCGGAATGCGCAAGCAGGAGCTCATTTTTTCGCTTCTGCAGGCTCAGATCGAAAAGGACGGCATGATCTACGGTGAGGGAACGCTTGAGATCCTTCCGGACGGATTCGGGTTTTTGCGGGCGCCGGACTATAATTATCTGCCCGGACCGGACGATATCTACGTGTCGCCCTCCCAGATCCGTCGCTTCAACCTGCGAACCGGGGATACCGTCTCGGGCCAGATTCGGCAGCCGAAGGAGTCGGAGCGCTATTTTGCGCTGCTGAAGGTCGAGGCCATCAACTACGAGGATCCCGAGATCGCCCGTGAGAAGATCCTTTTTGACAACCTCACGCCGCTCTACCCCGACCGCAAGATCAATCTTGAAACCGAACCGGACAAGTATTCCACCCGGATCATGGACCTGATGACGCCCATCGGTTTTGGCCAACGGGGGCTGATCGTTTCGCCACCCAGGTCCGGCAAGACGATGCTCCTGCAGGCGGTGGCAAATGCCATCGTCACCAATCACAAGGACATTGTGATGTTTGTGCTTTTGATCGACGAGCGCCCCGAGGAAGTCACCGACATGGAGCGCTCGGTTGAGGCGGAGGTTATCAGCTCGACCTTCGACGAGCCCGCCGAGCGGCATGTGCAAGTCGCCGAAATGGTCATCGAGAAGGCCAAGCGTCTGGTGGAACACAAAAAGGACGTGATCATTTTGCTGGACAGCATTACCCGACTCGCCCGGGCTTACAACTCCGTCATGCCCCCCAGCGGTAAAATCCTCTCCGGCGGTGTGGACTCCAACGCCCTGCAGCGTCCCAAGCGGTTTTTCGGCGCCGCCCGCAACATCGAAGAGGGCGGCAGTCTCACCATCATTGCTACTGCGCTGATCGATACGGGCAGCCGGATGGACGAGGTGATCTTCGAAGAGTTCAAGGGCACGGGCAACATGGAAATTCAGCTGGACCGCCGCCTGTCCGACAAGCGCCTCTTCCCCGCCATCGACATCAACAAATCCGGAACCCGCAAGGAAGAGCTGCTCCTTCCCCAGGAAACCCTAAACCGGGTGTGGATTCTGCGGAAGCTCCTGTCGTCGTTGAATCCTATTGACAGTCTGGAATTTTTGCTTGATAAGATGAGCGGTACGCGAGATAATAAACATTTTATGGAGTTGATGAACGCCAGATGAGGAGGCCCTGAACCGCCATGAAAACCGGAATCCATCCCGAATACAAACAAACCGTCATCCGCTGCGCCTGCGGTCACGAAATTACCGTCGGCTCCACCAAGTCCGATATCAGCGTTGAAATCTGTTCCCAGTGCCACCCGTTTTTCACCGGAAAGCAGAAGCTGGTTGACACTGCGGGCCGGATCGAGCGTTTCCGTAGAAAATACGCCAAGTTTCAGAAAAACGACCAGTAGCCCCACCCGGCGCCTGGCCCAGAAGATGAAATAGTTGAATCGGTCTGAATTTCAGGCCATTCAACTATTTTCGTGTGGGGCTTTTCGCCGCCGGGCGCCGGAGCCTGGGGTGGGGGCCGGACAGAGGGTGGCTCAGCCGGAAAAACGCCCAAGGCCGATCCAACCCGGTGGCTGCCGGTCAAAGAGGGTGGGTAAAAGACCATGTTCAACAGACTGAAAGGGGTCGAAGAGCGGTTTCTGGAAATTGAAAAGAGCCTGAGCGACCCCGCCATCGTTGAAGACCGCCACGCCTATCAGAAAATCGTGCGGGAGCACGCCGAACTCAACAAGATCGTGTCCGCCTACCGCAGCTACATGCAAACGGTTAAAGAGCTGGCGGAGAGCAACGAACTGTTGCGTGACGGGGACCCGGGCATAAAAGAGCTCGCCCGCGACGAAATCCCCGCACTGATGGCCGCCAAGGAGGCCTTGGAGGTGGAGCTGAAGAAGCTCCTCATGCCCAAGGACCCCAACGATGAAAAAAACGTCCTGCTCGAAATCCGGGCGGGCACCGGCGGTGAGGAGGCCGGCCTGTTTGCCGGCGATCTTTTCAAAATGTACTCCCGCTACGCCGAGAGCAAGGGCTGGCGGATCGAGGTGATGACCCTGCACGTCTCCGGCGGGGGGCTCAAGGAGGTCATTGCCATGATCCAGGGCAGGGGGGCCTACAGCCGCCTTAAATTCGAAAGCGGGACGCACCGGGTTCAGCGTGTGCCGGTCACCGAAGCCCAGGGGCGGATCCACACCTCGGCGGTGACCGTCGCGGTCCTGCCCGAAGCCGAGGAGGTCGAGGTTCAGATCGATCCCGGCGATATCAAGGTGGATGTCTACCGCTCCACCGGCCCGGGAGGCCAATCCGTCAACACCACCGATTCGGCGGTGCGCATCACCCACCTGCCGACGGGGTTGGTGGTCACATGCCAGGATGAGAAATCCCAGCTGAAGAACAAAAACAAGGCCATGAAGGTGCTGCGGGCGCGTCTCTACGATCAGATGCTCCGGGAGCAGAATGAGAAACGTTCGGAAACCCGCAAAAGCCAAATCGGATCGGGTGACCGCAGCGAGCGGATCCGCACCTACAACTTCCCCCAGGGCCGGGTCACCGACCATCGCATCGGGCTGACCCTCTACAGGCTCGACAGCATCCTGCAGGGGGAAATCGACGAGATCATCGATGAGTTGGTCACCTTCCACCAGGCCCAGGTGTTAAAAAATGCAGACACCGGTACCACCCCTTCCAGCAACTGGGCGACCCCGGCGGGAAACTAACTGGACGATACTGAAACTGCTGGTCTGGACCACGTCTTTTTTCAAGTCCCACGGAATCGAGTCCCCCCGCGCCGACGCCGAAATTCTGCTGGCCCACACCCTCGGCAGCCAGCGGATCACGCTGTATACCCACCATGACCAGCCGCTCAACCCCGATGAGCTGAGGCGCTTCAAGGCATTCATCAAACGGCGTGCCGCGCGCGAGCCGGTATCCTATATCGTCGGCCAAAAAGGGTTCTGGTCCCTGGAGTTGACGGTCACACCGGACGTTCTGATTCCCCGGCCCGAGACCGAATGCCTGGTGGAAAGGGCGCTTGAATTTTTACCCCGGGATGGCGCGGCAGGCGCCCCTCGTGTTCTCGAGTTGGGGACCGGCTCCGGTGCCATTGTTCTGGCGCTGGCCAAAGAGCGGCCCGCCCACCGCTTCTATGCTCTCGACCGATCGGCGGCGGCGCTGGCAGTCGCCCGGTGTAATGCGCGCCGCGCCGGCCTCCAAGGTCGCGTCCAGTTCTGGGCCGCGGACTGGATCGATGCCCTGCGGCCCGGGCCGCCGTTGTTTGATCTGATCGTCTCCAATCCCCCCTACGTGCGGGCCGGCGATATTGCCGGGCTGCAACCCGAAATCGGTCGTTTCGAGCCCAGGAAGGCTCTCGACGGCGGACCCGACGGGCTCCGGGAGCTTGGCCGGATCATCCGGCAGGTCCCTCCTTTCCTGAACCCTGGGGGTCGGCTTTTACTGGAAATCGGCTGGGATCAAGCCAAGGCGCTGCGGGCGCTGGCCGCCGGCTGCGGAGCTTATCGGGAAGCAACCGTTTTTCAGGATTACAGTGGGCTGGATCGCGTTCTGCAGCTAAAAAAATAATTTGCGGTCTGCAAACTAATTTGTTAGTAAGAAAAGATTTTTTCATTACGCACGCCGGTGGACTCTTTTTCGGGTGCTTTCAACCGCTTCGGTGAAAGCCGGAACCGAGGTTGATACCGGCGGTGGACCCAACCCAACACACAAGGAGAAAGATCATGGCGTATGTCACAATGAAGGAGCTGCTGGAGGCCGGCGTGCATTTCGGCCATCAGACCAAACGCTGGAACCCGAAGATGAAGCCCTATATCTTCGGCGCCCGCAACGGGATCTATATCATCGATCTGCAAAAAACGGTGCGGATGTTCAAGAATGCCTACGACTTTGTGGCTGACACGGTTGGCAAGGGCAAGTCGGTGCTTTTCGTCGGAACCAAAAAACAGGCCCGCGACGCCATCTATGAAGAGGCCAACCGCTGTGAAATGTACTATGTCCACAACCGCTGGTTGGGCGGCATGATGACCAATTTCCAGACCATCAAGCAGAGCATCGACCGTCTGAACTACCTCAACAATATCGAAAACGACGGCACCATCAACCTCTTTCCCAAGAAGGAGCGGTTGAAGCTCGCCAAGGAAAGGGCCAAGCTGGACAGCAACCTGGGCGGCATCCGGCTGATGAAGTCGCTTCCCGGGGCGCTCTTCGTGGTGGATCCCAAAAACGAGGCGATCGCAGTCAAAGAGGGGCGCCGCCTGGGTATCCCGATCGTTGCGATTGTGGACACCAACTGCAATCCCGACGACATCGACTACCTCATTCCCGGCAACGATGATGCCATTCGCGCCATCCGCCTGATTGCCTCCCGGATTGCGGATGCCTGCGAGGATGGCCGCAAACGCTACGAAGAAAAACGGCAGGCCGAAGCCGACAAGGCCGTCGCCGAAGAGGCCGCTCCGGCTGCGACGGTCGAGCTTCAGCCGGGCGAGCGCAAGATCATTGCCGATGGTTCCGAGGGGCCGGTAGTTGAGGTCATTCGTAAAACCACCGGTCCGGCTGCCGCTGAAGCGGCCCCCGAGGGTGCCGCAGCCGCCGAAACCAGCGAAAAAGAATAGATGAGGAGAGAGCGACGATGGCAGCAATAAGTGCGCAGATGGTAAAAGAACTCCGGGAAAAAACCGGGGTTGGCATGATGGACTGCAAGAAGGCCCTCGCGGAAAGTGATGGCGACATGGAAAAAGCGGTGGAGTTTCTGAGAAAAAAAGGGCTGGCCACCGCCCAGAAACGGGCCGGCCGGGCGACTTCCGAAGGCATCGTGCAGGCCTATATCCATATGGGCGGCAAAATCGGGGTTCTCGTGGAGGTCAACTGCGAGTCCGACTTTGTGGCCAAGAATGAAGATTTTCAGGCTTTTGCCAAGAACATCGCCATGCATATCGCGGCCACCAACCCGGTGGGCATCGCCCCTGAGGACGTGCCCGCTGCGGTCGTCGAAAAGGAGATGGAAATCTACCGCGGGCAGGCCCGTGAAATGGGCAAGCCGGAGAAGATGCTGGAAAAGATCGCCGAAGGCAAAATGGCCAAGTTTTTCAAGGACAACTGCCTGCTGAATCAGCCCTACGTGCGCGATCCGAATCTCACCATCGCGGATCTGCTCAATGAAACCATCGCCAAGATCGGTGAGAACATTTCCATCCGGCGCTTTGCACGTTTCCAGATAGGAGATTAAACCCTTTGGCGCACCCACAATACCGAAGAGTACTTTTGAAACTCAGCGGCGAAGCGCTGATGGGTGATCAGGGCTTCGGCATCAGTCCGGACGTGCTGAAATACGTGGCCGAGGAGATCCAGTCGGTTTACGATCTGGGGGTTGAACTGGCCATCGTGGTGGGCGGCGGCAATATCTTTCGCGGTGTTGCCGCCAGCTCTTTTGACATGGACCGCGCCTCTGCGGATCACATGGGCATGCTGGCGACGGTCATCAACAGCCTTGCGCTGCAGGATGCGCTAGACAAGCGCGGGGTGCAGACCCGGGTGCAAACGGCCATTTCGATGCATGAGGTCGCCGAGCCCTACATTCTGCGGCGGGCGGTGCGCCATCTGGAAAAAGGCCGCGTTGTGATTTTCGCCGCGGGCACCGGCAACCCCTACTTTACCACCGACACCGCAGCCGTCCTGCGGGCCCAGGAAATTCACGCCGAGGTCCTTTTCAAGGCCACCAAGGTGGACGGGATCTACGATGCGGACCCCGAAAAGAACGCCAACGCCCGTTTTATTCCGGCGATTTCCTACATGCAGGTCCTGGAAAAACAGTTGAACGTCATGGACATGACCGCCATCTCGCTGGCCATGGACAACCATCTGCCATTGGTGGTCTTCAACCTCAAGGCCAGCGGCAGCGTCAAACGGGCGGTGTGCGGGGAAAAAATCGGCACCCGGATCGAAAACTGACCTCACCGCGGGGTAAAATGCTTTTTACGGAACCGTCAAGTTTTAGTTTTAGGGGGTTACTATGATCGCCGAAACCTATGAGGAAACCCGTGAGCGCATGGGTAAGACCGTCGCCGCGTTGAAGAGCGAGTTCAAGAAGGTCCGCACCGGCCGCGCCTCCCTGGCTCTGCTGGACGGCATCCGGGTGGACTACTATGGCACGCCGACACCGCTCAATCAGATGGCCTCCCTGGCGGTTCCCGAAAGCCGCCTGATCACGATCCAGCCCTGGGACGTGTCCGTTATCAAGGAGATCGAAAAGGCCCTCCTGAAATCGGATTTGGGGCTGACCCCCTCAAACGACGGCAAGCTGATCCGCATCGCGATTCCCCCCCTGACGGAGGAGCGGCGCAAGGAGCTG from Desulfobacteraceae bacterium encodes:
- the prfA gene encoding peptide chain release factor 1; protein product: MFNRLKGVEERFLEIEKSLSDPAIVEDRHAYQKIVREHAELNKIVSAYRSYMQTVKELAESNELLRDGDPGIKELARDEIPALMAAKEALEVELKKLLMPKDPNDEKNVLLEIRAGTGGEEAGLFAGDLFKMYSRYAESKGWRIEVMTLHVSGGGLKEVIAMIQGRGAYSRLKFESGTHRVQRVPVTEAQGRIHTSAVTVAVLPEAEEVEVQIDPGDIKVDVYRSTGPGGQSVNTTDSAVRITHLPTGLVVTCQDEKSQLKNKNKAMKVLRARLYDQMLREQNEKRSETRKSQIGSGDRSERIRTYNFPQGRVTDHRIGLTLYRLDSILQGEIDEIIDELVTFHQAQVLKNADTGTTPSSNWATPAGN
- the rpmE gene encoding 50S ribosomal protein L31: MKTGIHPEYKQTVIRCACGHEITVGSTKSDISVEICSQCHPFFTGKQKLVDTAGRIERFRRKYAKFQKNDQ
- the rpsB gene encoding 30S ribosomal protein S2, translating into MAYVTMKELLEAGVHFGHQTKRWNPKMKPYIFGARNGIYIIDLQKTVRMFKNAYDFVADTVGKGKSVLFVGTKKQARDAIYEEANRCEMYYVHNRWLGGMMTNFQTIKQSIDRLNYLNNIENDGTINLFPKKERLKLAKERAKLDSNLGGIRLMKSLPGALFVVDPKNEAIAVKEGRRLGIPIVAIVDTNCNPDDIDYLIPGNDDAIRAIRLIASRIADACEDGRKRYEEKRQAEADKAVAEEAAPAATVELQPGERKIIADGSEGPVVEVIRKTTGPAAAEAAPEGAAAAETSEKE
- the rho gene encoding transcription termination factor Rho; this translates as MNIVELKDKKISELTQMAKRFHIDGAAGMRKQELIFSLLQAQIEKDGMIYGEGTLEILPDGFGFLRAPDYNYLPGPDDIYVSPSQIRRFNLRTGDTVSGQIRQPKESERYFALLKVEAINYEDPEIAREKILFDNLTPLYPDRKINLETEPDKYSTRIMDLMTPIGFGQRGLIVSPPRSGKTMLLQAVANAIVTNHKDIVMFVLLIDERPEEVTDMERSVEAEVISSTFDEPAERHVQVAEMVIEKAKRLVEHKKDVIILLDSITRLARAYNSVMPPSGKILSGGVDSNALQRPKRFFGAARNIEEGGSLTIIATALIDTGSRMDEVIFEEFKGTGNMEIQLDRRLSDKRLFPAIDINKSGTRKEELLLPQETLNRVWILRKLLSSLNPIDSLEFLLDKMSGTRDNKHFMELMNAR
- the tsf gene encoding translation elongation factor Ts gives rise to the protein MAAISAQMVKELREKTGVGMMDCKKALAESDGDMEKAVEFLRKKGLATAQKRAGRATSEGIVQAYIHMGGKIGVLVEVNCESDFVAKNEDFQAFAKNIAMHIAATNPVGIAPEDVPAAVVEKEMEIYRGQAREMGKPEKMLEKIAEGKMAKFFKDNCLLNQPYVRDPNLTIADLLNETIAKIGENISIRRFARFQIGD
- the frr gene encoding ribosome recycling factor; the protein is MIAETYEETRERMGKTVAALKSEFKKVRTGRASLALLDGIRVDYYGTPTPLNQMASLAVPESRLITIQPWDVSVIKEIEKALLKSDLGLTPSNDGKLIRIAIPPLTEERRKELVKIVHKMSEEHKVAIRNIRRDANELLKGFKKDGDISEDEAFKAQDQVQKITDEHIKLIDEVFQEKEKEILEF
- the prmC gene encoding peptide chain release factor N(5)-glutamine methyltransferase; this encodes MQTPVPPLPATGRPRRETNWTILKLLVWTTSFFKSHGIESPRADAEILLAHTLGSQRITLYTHHDQPLNPDELRRFKAFIKRRAAREPVSYIVGQKGFWSLELTVTPDVLIPRPETECLVERALEFLPRDGAAGAPRVLELGTGSGAIVLALAKERPAHRFYALDRSAAALAVARCNARRAGLQGRVQFWAADWIDALRPGPPLFDLIVSNPPYVRAGDIAGLQPEIGRFEPRKALDGGPDGLRELGRIIRQVPPFLNPGGRLLLEIGWDQAKALRALAAGCGAYREATVFQDYSGLDRVLQLKK
- the pyrH gene encoding UMP kinase; this translates as MAHPQYRRVLLKLSGEALMGDQGFGISPDVLKYVAEEIQSVYDLGVELAIVVGGGNIFRGVAASSFDMDRASADHMGMLATVINSLALQDALDKRGVQTRVQTAISMHEVAEPYILRRAVRHLEKGRVVIFAAGTGNPYFTTDTAAVLRAQEIHAEVLFKATKVDGIYDADPEKNANARFIPAISYMQVLEKQLNVMDMTAISLAMDNHLPLVVFNLKASGSVKRAVCGEKIGTRIEN